The Anguilla rostrata isolate EN2019 chromosome 2, ASM1855537v3, whole genome shotgun sequence genome contains the following window.
TAGGTGAAGGTTATAAGATCAATGATATGATTTAGTCTTGTGTATGAGTTAGTCAGCAAGGGTCCTTGTATCCAAGTAATCCTAACAAATCTAAATTCAGTAAGAACAAGAGGAAAGAACGgttacaaattaaaatgtgttattcCCCCAAAACCAAAGAAAGGTGCCGTAAATTACAATTCCGTGACAATTAACTTTTAAATTGAGCAAGCAGGGATCATGTGATGAATTGTCTGGTCTTCATCAGCAAACTCAACTTGATGCGCAGCCAGATTTCACCTACTGTAGACCAGCAGCTCTGGAGGGTGAGATCTGAGAAACTCAACAGACCACCTCACAGTGCTGAAGCCAGGAGGCAGGGAgatagttttttgttgttgatgtgaCCACATGTACTGAGGACTAGTAGTGCCAGTAAAGCAGCTATGGCCTGTCCCAGTAGCCTAGGATTGaccataaaagaaaaacagtgcaGAGCCTTTATCAACAACAGAAATGATATAAATATTAAGGATTATGACAACTGTCATcataaatcacaaaaataacagtTACAATATCAGAGATGATGGtcatgaaaatgatttgttaGGTCAGTTATTTCTGAGCGGCCAGTCAATGCAGAAtaattagctgtttttttttttccaattagaatttttaaaagaataattaGCTGTTTTTTACGGAACTAGTCGGATTATACATGTGAGAAGTATGCTATCCTGATAACAAGATTACTTCGTAGCTTGACTGTCTGCGTTAttgtgcacatttcattttgtattatttctaTATTGCAAAAAAACAGATTGAGAATGTATTAAGAGATGATCTATGGTCCATTTCAGAGCCAATACAAAGacactaaaaatgtaaacaagccaCAGTGGATCTTATGACTAGTCGTGCTGCACTAAATCTTGATGGATTTTGAAAACTGGAGCACCGTCAGCAGTTAATTTCAGGCTCCTCCACATTAAGTCCTTAACTGGGGCTATTATTCTAGAGGTTATTCTGCGTGACTGTTTTAAGAACTCGGTGCATAGCGTAATCAGTAATTCAATTCCACAGTAATCAACTTAGATTCAGGCAAATGTGCAAAATAACGACCAGCAGGTTAACTGTAAATGTTgaaatgtgtacatgtataaaAAAGACCCAAATTCAACTGACGTACAGAATGAAACTAAATATCAACTGATTTCAACATCTGCCTTATGCACGTCCGTGTGTATGATTACTTGTACTCTGCAAGTTCACAGCGCACTCGCATTGTATTTGGCTCAGATACGACTGATGTCCTCTACAGAAAGGAGATGAACAGTGAAACGCAACAAGCTTTCTTTTGTTCCACCCAATAACAACTATGGTGGGAGGAGCTCAAGCCAAGAAAAGGGAAGTGCCCATACATCACTATTCACACGTCAAAGCCACTATCTTCCATTCTGGCTCTTTCCACCAGATAGCCACAGCTTCCATTAGGCAGAATAGCTCAGCCTTGCACAAAGTACCAACACCTGCAAGTTGCTAGAAAGGGTTATATATGCTCCGTTTGAAATAATTTACTTAgccaaatttgttttgaaagcaTATTGTAAACTCATTAGAAACCGTTGAATTCTGTGGTATGTTGTCATCAATTCACAATTAGTCAGCTGCAAGCTCCTTACACATGCATCATTGTATGGGTAACCAGATGACCACTACAGTAAAGCTAGCTATTCACAGCAAGCAAACCTTACCTTAGAATAGAACAACAGAATAGAACGCTGATCCATATTTAATGACTGTATGTTACATAGAGTATCCCCAGCTTGGGATAGAGAGCTGTGCCTGGTCCACTTCAGATGTAGGCGAGTTCATGAGTATTGAGGCTGGCGGAGACATacacaacaggaagtgacacgtggGCGATTTGGCCACTTTACCGTGAGGCATGGGCACTCCTCATAACCAGCTTTGGCTCCCTCTCTAGACGAAGTCTGACCCCAGGGCAGGGAAACACAAGAGCTGACCACAGCCCAGCAATGGCTTCTCCCAACAGGCTCCCGCTCCTCAAGAAACCGTCAACAAACAGCATCTTTGGAACTGCAGCGCAAATCGAGTTACATTTCCGTTCCATAAAAAAGGACAAAGAGCCGAATGTTTAAAGCAGGAAGCGTGAGCCACTCACGGAACACGTCTTTCCTGGCCTTTTCACGAGCTCAGCAGTCTTTCTCTCCGATGGCTGGTTCAGGTGAGGGGGcatggagggggcggggcggggaaggggaagggcggggggggggatggagtcACGTCCAGCGGCAGCGCTTCCTCTGGCAGGCCTCGGGGTCGGAGGAGCAGCCCTCGGAGTCGCTCccggaggagggggcgggggaggcatAGGAGCCCGGGGGGCTGGGCGAGTCCTGGGACCGGTCGGGCCCGTCCAGAGCGCCGTTGTTGAGGCTGAGCACCCAGCCCAGCTTGTTGTGCAGCAGGTGGCGCAGGCCGGGCGGGAGGGGCAGCACGCTCAGAGTGTCCGTGCAGTCGGGCAGCAGCTGGCGCAGGCGCGCACAGCACAGGTactgcagggaggtgggggcgaAGCACGAGCGGATGACCTTCATGCTGCTCTTGGCCGCCGTGGAGCACACCATGGGGTAGAACTTCTTGTTCTGGAGCTTCGTGGCGGCTACGCCTGCAGCAGAGGCACATGGGATACAACGATGTTCAGCTCTCCAGTGCACCACATCTCACAAACAGAAGGCATATAAAAAACAACCGTGAATCCACTCAGGCGCATCACCACCTACTACTCCCTACAAGCGCTCACCTATGCACTTGCGGTTCTTGAAGAAGGTGAGGGTGCCGTGCCAGGTGTCCAGGTGCACCCCAATGATGGAGCCCTGGCCAAAGCGGGACGAGAAGTTCATCTTGTCGCCTTTGTGGTGGAGCAGTCCTGTGAAAGCCAGTGCTCATGTAAATCCACACAGCTGAAACTACTGATATGTTTAAAGTACATATTACCGCAACTGCCCAGTATATAAATAACACTCTACACGTACAGCTACAACAAGTCTAAGCCATTCTAAAATGTGACTaagattttcatatttgaacaaaaaaatgttgaaattatgacagaaataatttttctaattacttattttcattattacatatttctaattactttttttgttatcaaatgttttttgatgAATTCCTTCAATGACTTCACCATGACTAGAGTtctgaatgtaaaatattaatccACAGTAAATCACTGGGAGGAGCTGAACACTGGGCTggtcctgcagtacagtgtagGTCACCTGTGTAAGAAAGTCCCCAACTGTCCTCATCCTTCCCCAGTAGGCTGCAGAAGGTGTGCCTGTACTTATCCAGGTTCACGTCCGACGTCCCGATGCCGACCATCTACAAACGCAAAAACCAAGCAGCCACATTAGGTGCGCCACATATCCATGACAACCACCTGCCCAGATAAATTGGCCGACACCTACCATGTCTGTGCCGTACACGGGGGAGGTCATCTTGATCTCCCAGAAGTGTTGGCCGTCAGCCAGCTCCTTGGTGCCGCGGATGGCAGCCGTGCCGCAGCTGTACTCCGTGTGGAAGTTCACCTTGCGGCTGTCGGAGCTGAGCAGTGTGGCAGTGGACTTGCTACTGTCATCCCACACCCAGTCAAAGTCTGGGCAGAAACAGAGCAACACCTTCACGTCTGGGGAGCCAGCAGTCAGGGGACACACACTGTCATTTCCTGCACCACACAAGGCTAGCTACTCTTTTTTCTACAGGCTACAGAGCTGAagagacacacaccacacaaggCTAGCTACTCACTGTCTACAGGCTACAGAGCTGAAGAAGAAGGGCTAAAGAAGCAGAGACCAGTGGCAAAATTCACACATACTGCACGTTTTATCTATTGATACTCAGCAGAGCACTACAAAAGAATCACAATAATAATGGTTTAACCagttacattttcatcattacattaaatttccAACATATTACATTACTCTAACATTACATAGCAAAGACTACACCTTTAGTTTGTGCTAATTTCACCTTGTGCCCCCTGACACTTCATGGTTTTCACACTGACAGTGCAATCTAAATTGAGCAAATCCAAAGCAGACCAATCAGTTTGTGATGATTCAGTGATAAGGTCaatcacaacagcaacagacacaCTAGCCTAGATTAAGGTCAGCTATCTCTATCACACCTGATTGACATGCTCCAAAAAAGACCCAGTTAACCCTGAGAGTGGAGCACTGCATGCTGGTGAAAGGTCACTGGAAACATTATAGCTGCTCCACTATACCAGTGAGTCACTGAAATAGCTCCCTCTCTCCGACCGTCTTTTGCCTTCCAGAGACTCAAA
Protein-coding sequences here:
- the LOC135248067 gene encoding SPRY domain-containing SOCS box protein 3-like isoform X2 — encoded protein: MSRRNRSSRAWRYVWSGIQRDEDARALVLASESEEWGYEGLQYSDSDSEPKFPGIAPAVPSAVPVTGESYCGCDSLAEPSYSTRLRGFHRVKDCHCGEDDQDFDWVWDDSSKSTATLLSSDSRKVNFHTEYSCGTAAIRGTKELADGQHFWEIKMTSPVYGTDMMVGIGTSDVNLDKYRHTFCSLLGKDEDSWGLSYTGLLHHKGDKMNFSSRFGQGSIIGVHLDTWHGTLTFFKNRKCIGVAATKLQNKKFYPMVCSTAAKSSMKVIRSCFAPTSLQYLCCARLRQLLPDCTDTLSVLPLPPGLRHLLHNKLGWVLSLNNGALDGPDRSQDSPSPPGSYASPAPSSGSDSEGCSSDPEACQRKRCRWT
- the LOC135248067 gene encoding SPRY domain-containing SOCS box protein 3-like isoform X1, with translation MSRRNRSSRAWRYVWSGIQRDEDARALVLASESEEWGYEGLQYSDSDSEPKFPGIAPAVPSAVPVTGESYCGCDSLAEPSYSTRLRGFHRVKDCHCGEDDQDCTVSVKTMKCQGAQDFDWVWDDSSKSTATLLSSDSRKVNFHTEYSCGTAAIRGTKELADGQHFWEIKMTSPVYGTDMMVGIGTSDVNLDKYRHTFCSLLGKDEDSWGLSYTGLLHHKGDKMNFSSRFGQGSIIGVHLDTWHGTLTFFKNRKCIGVAATKLQNKKFYPMVCSTAAKSSMKVIRSCFAPTSLQYLCCARLRQLLPDCTDTLSVLPLPPGLRHLLHNKLGWVLSLNNGALDGPDRSQDSPSPPGSYASPAPSSGSDSEGCSSDPEACQRKRCRWT